atatatattattctggTCCAAATAattaccaaaaatattaatataggAAATCCCCAATCCGGCCAATAATCCAGGCTATTATAATTACCAAAAATTTGCATGAAGCTAGTAAGGAACTTCTATTTGTTTTGTTACAGACaaatgaatgaaaataagtgtgtatatcttttttctttttaggggtaattatctttttccccatgaactaccaaaaaatgcgcgatgccccatgaactaccaactcgaccaaaatagagcattcaactatcaaagataaccattttccccccttccgtcagtcaaaggggttaaaacaaacggtcaacgggtcatgtgacCGTTACAcaccgttttaccctcatttttttcctcttttccccccatgaactaccaccatcttcctcttttcccccatgaattaccaccatcttccaacatgtccccatgtaaaacggcacatgacccgttgactgtttcttttaacccctctaactgacggaaggggggaaaatgattgtctttggtagttgaatgctctattttggtcgagttggtaatTTATGGGGgaatcgcgcattttttggtagttcattgggggaaaaggtaattaccccttctttttattattatttttctcctgccttgcttgtttatttttttttcttcactaaGAGTACTACTATAAaggtttatttgaatttgtgatttgaaaagatactatttaaaaataacaattttaaaatgtgcgcgtaatttaaaaatacgatttttaaaaatataattaagctGATAATAACCGCAGTAAACGTGCTGGTGCGATTAGTAAAATCATAATACATATGAGGATACGAATATCTAAAAGTAATTTTCGCATTTTATGAATGTGGCTGTGGATATTACAAATAACTACCCTACCTATAACTAGTGATAAATGGGCAATATTTGAAGACCGTACCCCAAATAAATAGAACACGGTGATTTTAGGAAGTTCCATGTGAGAAAAGTTAATGATCTCCCAGAAGTGGGGCACCCTAGAATCATCAACTCGTTCAAAAATGGACAAATTATTTCTAGGTTATTGTTTTATGCGGCTCCATTAAATGCGACTCAACCCTCAGAAGCAAATTAAAGTAAACAAGTCTTTTAAATATGTATTAGTTTTACAAAGTTCCTATAACACTATAAGCAGCAGCTTCTTAAATTCTATTCCTTTTTTACatacatgcatgtaaaataaaaaaaaaaaaattaggaaaaaaccCTTCAATCAAAACATGCAATTGTCAATCACGTTCCCTTCGATCTCTACTGGTCGTACAAGAAAAAGTGGCCTCTACCGATGTTTTTATTAACGTTACCATTTTAGTCTGTGTTGTGCATGGCGTGGCTTTAAACAGCTGATGGGATCGATGTACTTAACTAGTTATGGCTTGTATTGATGATGATGCAGGGTTTTTCAGTGGAACCCTAACAGCTTGTTGTGGAGGGGGAGGGCCATACAATTTCAATTATTCAGCAAGGTGTGGTCACTATGGATCCGAAGCCTGTAAAGATCCATCGTCTCATGTAAACTGGGATGGAATTCACTTGACAGAAGCAGCTTACCGTCATATTGCCAATGGTCTCATCAGTGGCCCTTTTTCCACCCCACCCCTGATCACCTCCTCTTAATTCCCTCTGAGATAAGACTAGATTAATGCTTGATCTCATAATTCCCTCTCTAGAGAataaaagggggggggggggggggggggggggaaatatTATGGCCTTAATTTATTAGGTGAATAAGGTTATCTTTGGACGTTTAATTTCAAGAAACATACATAAATAATGGGGTGTTTACTGTTTTTTCCAACCTTCCTAGCTTCTACTGTACTACTTGGCTCTACCTATTCGGTGGATTTCAAGATGGTCACCTGTACGTATAGCTAGCTCATTGCTTGGAGAGAATTAGCTTAATGCATTTGTCTGTGACCTTGTTGtgatatatatacaataaatgCTCTTCTTAATTTTAGGCAAATGTTATTTCCGATGTGTTAggatattaatatttaaatgatttaatttacaattttcaGGCATTTTTTTACTAGTTTTACCTTCATTTTCTTGGACAAggattctttcaatttcaaataaaatggatagTATCGATTTCATGGTCAAGATTTATAGTTGGTGCATCTAAtggtgtaattttttaaaagacgtgtcaatattgacttcatatacactgTTAAATGCACCAAATTTAAATCATGAGCATGAAATAAATACTATATATCTATAAGGACTAGACATAAACAATGTTCTTTGTGCCCTTCAATAATAGCTTGCCACATCAGATTATAACACCAAAACAATTTAAGGTGGAAACACCGTACCAGATTACACCAAACTCACGTTTTGATTTTTGTGGACCTCCTCAAATAGATTTGCCGCCGTCGGACCACAGCCCCAATGCCCGTGCCAAACAAAAATTCCTGTTCTTTAGCCTTCTCAAACACCCGATTCACAATATTCCCATCGAAACCCTTTCAATTCAACACTTCCCCAcacttgttcttttctttttcttcgtttttGAGGAGATCCACAAAAATCAGAACGTGGGTTTGGTGTAATCTGGTGTTTTCACCCTAAattattttggtgttttaattTGATGTGGCAAGCTATTATTGGAGGGCACAAAAGACATAGTTTATGCCATGTCCTTATAGAAGTTGCTCTctttatttgaaatgaagaggatcctattcccatTTTCCTCCGTCCAAACATTTGAAAccctttcaaaattaaatataagtAGCTATGTTTTATCTTGAAAATTTTATCTTTGTGGAAGTCATTAATAAGTTTGTGATCCAGATCGTATATACGATGCGTATAAGTATGATCCAACGATTGGATATCAACAACAAGATTAAATCGAGTTATATCAAATGGATGAATTGAGTAATTGTTGCTAACAAGTATGATCTAGTGTTCATAATCAATAATTGTTACTTTAAGTGCAATCTTAACAGTCACGATTAAGTGTTCGTTGATAAAAGTATGACCAAACGGTCAAAATTTAGTGACAattaaaacacattttattttttaaattgccTATTAACTAACTAACAAAGAAAGTTGTTTAGGTGAAAATCACATTGGTTGACTCGAAATTGAATTAGGATCGGATGGAGGGATGAACACTCGACTATGACTGCATCCCTTCCTGACCTGGCTGGCATATAGAGCTCGTACCATGCCCAATCTTCCTTGATTTCTCTAACCCTTTGTTCCAAAAAGTAGGGACTAGTTATCGGTTGGGGTTTTGAAACCAGAGAAAGAAGACCCGGTTGGGCTTGCTAATGAATCGAAGAATCTTCAGGTAGAGCTTCCTCTATCGATTGACTCTGGACCAGTAGGAGAGGTACTTAATGAAAAGGGGAGAGAGCCACCTTTGCAAAAACTCTTAAGagactttttttctcttttcactATTCATTTATAATTGAATAGCCCAATGATTTACAGAAACAATAAGTATAACTTTTTTTCTACTATCTctcttgttagttttttttttttgatgaataagtagAACTATTATTAACAAATGAATCAACTGTacaaagaaaccaacaaaacatcaaaacacattacaaactaacactaaCTCAGTATGTTAACATCAATATTCCATTTGTGACACAAGTTGATGTTTTCCAGAGTCTTCTTGAACTTCCCTTTCCCAGAAACCCGGAACCTCACCTCCCAGAAAATTAACTTCAATATCTGCTCTTCATTTCTAGGTTGACTTCCAAACTTTATCTCATTTCTTGTTCTCCAAAGACCGTATACAGCAGAGCTCAATATCAGTTTACATATTGACCCCATCAAGGACTTAGTCTTCCAAGTTCTACACCCTTCTTCTATCAAACCATCCCAACTAGTAGGAGGATTTAAGACATCACAACGTTGTAAACAGGTTTTCCAAATTCGGGAACTAAACCCACATGAAAAGAATAAGTGGTCACGACTCTCAGTTCCATTTTTGCAGAAGACACAATTTGTATCCCCCTCATAACCCCAAGCCAGCAATTGATCGCCAGTGGTGAGCCTATTATTGACTGCTAACCAAAGGATAAATGCTTGTTTTGGAATAGCATGCTGATGCCAAACCAGAGGCCACCAGTTGACAATGGCCTTTTTCTGTCGAAGATAATTCCAAGTATCAGAGCAATCATAGGAACCAGAACGAGATATGGACCACACAGGCTTATCAATCTCACCAATAGGCACTTCAGGTAACCTACTCTGTATATCAACTAACATCTCAGATCGTGCAGGCTTCCAGCACCatactccattttttttaaaacagaaTCCAGTTTAGCGTCTAACCGACTATGAGAGTCATACACAACTCTATAGCCAAATCTATCAACCAATCCTCCAAATGGGTGCCAATTATCAATCCACATATGAATCTGACTCCCCGTGCCTACTTCAAACTTAATGATGGATATGGAAGATAAACTAGCATCTGAAAAAATAAGCAAGTCATCCGCAAAGCATAAATGGGTGAGTTTCATCTTAGAACATTTGTGATGAAACTTAAATCCCGACCCTTCTCTAGTATAATCCTTCATTATCCTTGAAAAGACTTCCATAGAAAGAACAAACAAATAGGGGGATAAAGGATCCCCTTGCCTCAAGCCTTTCTCCCCTTTAAAATATCCAACCAAAGTCTCATTAAGGGAAATAGAAAATCTGGGAGATGTTAtgcacattttgatccaatttgTGAATTTGGCAGGGAAACCAAAACAGGAAAGGCAATGAACAATAAACTCCCAATCCATTGAATCATACGCCTTCATCAAGTCCACTTTCATGGTGCATCTAGGAGAACCACCATTCCTATGATAATTTCGAACCAACTCTTGAGCCAGAACGACATTCTCAGAGATACATCTACCTGGAATAAAAGCAGATTGATTCCTACTTATTAAGGAATTAAGAATAGGCAGCATTCTATTAGACAGAATTTTGGTTATGCACTTGTAAATAACATTACAACATGCAATAGGTCTAAAATCCCCCATAATCGAGGCATTTGGCTTCTTAGGGACCAAGGTTAATATAGTGGCATTAACCTCTTTAAGAAGCAAACCAGTATTGAAAAAATTCTGTATAGCCTTAACAACATCTTCACCCACAACATGCCAAGAAGACTTGAAAAACTCAGCTGTATACCCATCCAGGCCAGGAGCCTTATTAGGCTTCATGCtgaaaaaaatactcttaatcTCCTCAGCCGTAACATCTCTATCCAACACAGCAGCTTTATCAACTGGAACAATAGGAGAAATCAGGTGCTGAATTCTCTCAACAGATGCAGCAGTGAAATTAGTACTCTTTGACCCCAAAAGCTTCCTATAAAAATCCACAGCCATCACCTTTAACTGAGCAATGTCTTCCACCTTATTGCCTTGTTCATCATACAAGAAGGATATAGTATTCCTTGCTTGCCTACCTTTGAGAACCCGATGGAAAAAAGCAGAATTTTGGTCACCAAGCTGCAGCCATTGGTTAATTCCTTGCTTTCTGTTTCAAGAAAGCCTCTTCAGCTTTTGTGATGGAAACATAAGCATGAAGACATTCCCGCTCTTTCTGAAGACAATCAGCCCTTCCTCTAAAGTCCAAAACAGTCCTTTGAGCCATATCAAGTCTATCTCGAGCTTGGATCACCTTACTTCTAATATCACCATAACAACTTGCAGTATTAGTCTTCAAAACAACTTTAAGGGCTTTTAGTTTACTGCACAGCCTATACACAGGCACTCCATAAACCTCCTGTCCCCACCCAACAGTCAACCAATCCTGAAAATCAGTGTTCTCCAACCAGAAATTACAGAATTTAAAAGGTTTTGGACCGAAACTCATCAGTGTACCCACTGTAATTATAGCAGGAGAATGGTCTGAAACACCTCCAGAAGGAAAATCAACTTTGGTACCCCCAAACTTAATAAGCCACTCTTCATTTACCATAACTCTGTCGAACTTCCTAGCCACAAAATCGGCCCCTTCACTCTTATTATTCCAAGTGAAAAAACAGCCACTAAACTTCAGATCAACAACTTCTAGGTTATTTAGACATTCCCCAAACTCCTGCTCATAAGCATTGAGCCTATCCGAACCCCACTTCTCAGCCAAATGTCTcaccacattaaaatctccaCAAAGGATCCAAGGATTAGGAAACACCCTACCCTTTATGGTTTTTAGATTCTGCCATAACACCCTTCTTTCAAGAGGCTTATTAGCTCCATATACAAAGGACTGAAACCAAATGGACCCCTCTTTAAGATAATGTACACAACAGCTCACACTTTGATCACATTTATCAATAATAGTGACATCAAACTCCCCTTTATCCCAGCAAACCCAGATTCTGCCTAAAAAATGATGCTCATAATTGAAGCAAAAACCCCAATCTGGAAACAAAGCAACCACAATATCATTAGACTTATGAGCCTTAACTCTAGTCTCAATAAGGCAGACTAATTTAATCCTCTTCTCCTTTACTATTCTCCGAACCTCATTTTGTTTGGGGGGATGGTTCAACCCCCTCACATTCCATACTAGGGGGTTGAACCATGTGGAGAAAAGCCCCTCCTCATATGGAGAAAAGCCCCTCCTCATATCCACATCCAATTCCTCCAATTTACCCTTTCCTTTGTACACAGAAACAGGAGTCTCCATTTCATCCAAAGCCTGTTGCAAATCTATATTAGATTTTCTAACCTCTGCATCATCAAATTTTCTGCCATCCACCCGAGCTAGCAGCTGAAAAGAATTGGTCCAGTGGGAGCTATTATCAACTGAACCAGACCGAGTCTTTGGAGTTTTCCTAGATTTAGCTACAGACCATTGACCAACACTTGAAGGCCCTGATTTATCAACCCCCTTAGCATTCTTAATAGGAAGCGCTTGTTGAACTACTTGTTGGACTGGAACTATCTTCTTAGGCACCCAAACAATCTTTTCAGTCTTAGAGCAAGTATGTGTAGCATGTCCAAACAATCTACAATTCTTGCATCTAATCGGCAACCAAGGATACTCCACACCAATTTTTAGTATCTCCCCATCAATGCCAATAATACCTGGTGTCCACCTTCTTAGGATGATGGGCTTATTGGCAAAATACCACAATTTCTCCTTCAGAACAGCATCCTTACTTTTCTCATCAGCAAAACGAAACAAATATAACCCATTTTCCAAGAGGAACACCTCAATAGTACCATACCTATTCCAGAGGCTATCCACAGCACGCTTAACCACAAAGACTGGAAGCGGTTTATCAAGAAATTGTCCAATCATTGCAGATGACCATTTCTTAATCCCTTCTTCAACAGCTGCCCTTGGAGGCTGAATAAGAATCTTTCCATTTTGCCTAGGTGGCTCATGAAATTGGAGAGACCCAGTagattttccagatttgaaaAGCTGGCACCAATCTTGAATTGCCCCTGTATTCATCTTGTGTACACCCCTCTCATTCTGCCCCTGAACAGGAAATTCCGATCGCATGACACCCACCAGATTTTGCTCCTCAGAATCAATCCCCTTCATCTCTAAATCAGCCCCCTGCTTTTCCTCAATACCAACATCAGATACAATCAGATAAGATTCCTTACTGACCTCATCTGCATCCTCAGAACCCTTCTGGACCGAACCCTTACTCTTCTCAACATCAAGATCTTGTTAGTTTTTAGGGTGGCTAATTCAGTGTTCAAAACACTTTGATgtaatttgaattaaaattagACAAAGTATACTTAGGTTTGTTTGTAAAAGTTCAATTTTGAGGGTCCAGTTCGAATTGAACATTTTTTAGTTCTAAGTCCTAAGCCATGTTCCAATTCAAGTTCAAACCGAGAAGAATGAAGATCATTCTTGAGTATTTCGTCCAAAGTCTCGTTCCATTTTAAGTTCGAACTGAGAAACATGAATATCATTCCCGAGAGTTTCGTCATAAGTCTTGTTCCATTTCAAGTTCAAACTAAGAAGTTTGAAGATCACTCCTGAGAGCTTCTTTCTAATTAAGTTCCATTCAACCTGCAATTTGAACGCGCTGtcaaagaaaactttgtttttagattttaaCTTAGTTCAGTTTGAACTGAGAAGTTACCATTTCGAATGGAACTATATTTCTTGCAATAATAAGgaatttgatttatttcttgGTGGCCAAGTTTTTCAAGCTTATTTAAGGACATGCCATGAACATCTTTTGTAAGCTTTTTAGGTCTTAGAACCTTATGCTAAGAGATGTTTAGTTTTCGTTAAAGCCATCATGGTATTCATCTATTAGAGTTTGTTTCTTGAAAATCACACAGCTCTTGTTTTTATAACAAGATTTCAGCCTATCAGAATTCCAATAAAGAAGATCAAGTACAAGAATCTTCAAGACCTTCTAGAGGAACTACTGTCGTAATAGACAAGCAAGTCACTTGTCTAATGCAAGATAGTGTCAatttcaaaggttttgtaatTGTGAACTTTTTGTATTTTCATTCTTCTATAGTTGATTGATTTTCTGGTTTGATTGCTTTggagtgatttttattttttagctgCTCAAAAAGTTTATACTTCGTCACCAAATTTCTTGGGTTGATTGATTTGttacttttattatatttagtGAATGTTTCTGTGGTTACTTAATTTTAAATTCCGTGTTATTTTGACATACACATATTCAACATCCCTTTTAAGTGTAGTTTGGAGTCTTACGTAttatttttcatctttcaaAACCTTATGTCTTATACAAATTTCGTGTTTGTTAGGTTATGTTTTTGCAATTCTAACGTTTTTGCTAGAATATATAGAGAAGTCTTCAGgtgttttggtttgatttctttttgtgcAAAATGtataacatcaaaatattttttgggttcCAATGTATACTGGATGCGTATTTGTTGTAACTTGGTGCACATTCAGTCCATTGTATCCAGGGTGGTTTAGGTTCGTGACCTGCCGTGCATGGCGGGTcagacttgatttttttttttttttttttttttttttttttttttaaaaaaaaaaaaattaatttttaatcttaAAATCAAGGTGAAAATaggaattgacttctaacaataaagtgtgtgcataagtgtcaacaaaaattaaagcacagcggaaagtaaatgacacagagtttttgttgacgaagtagaaactcggttaagagaaaaaccactacggggcagccaaacccaggaattccactattcagaagacaaagctagatacaagacagtagcactcacatgtaccgatgcagtggtcttaccttgatctctgacgtgtaacccaacacgaacgcttcccaaccaggttctccaacctgaaggggtcttcaatggaactccttactttagagccaacctctaagatagacttcgatttatagcacaacacgcttgtaaaacggcttcagaggaaatatcacgtctctgagctctaatggaattcacactgaattcttgcagctctaagtgcccaggggagcctatttataggctgggggtcagaatgggcgtcaggcaaaatatgctTGGGGGCCGTCCAGAAggtgaaccatggccgtccggacggacaactgtgcgacaggattttctgaaatttttgcggagaaatctttcctgtataagaacatcgttcggacggacgcacgtccgctgcaagtaatttccataacaggcttcgcgcgtccggaccatagggcaggagcgtccggacggctaaacttcaacacgcaatttccatatctgatgcgcgtgcgtccggaccatgagggggagacgtccggacggttgaagtcgaatcagcagttaccatatacgatgcaccagcgtccggaccacagctgtcagacgtccggacggtccattttgaactgcgattcttgccttacggagatacgcgtccggatgggataccacatcgtccgaacggttgattgatcttccctttcttgaaacttggaaagaatcagtgaaccgtttgagaactgataggcgtccggacgtgctgctgaaacgtccggacggagaaagctggcacagaagcttctcgatacgatgtaggtgtccggacggaagaagcacgtcgtccggacagatgatgcttgtctgtctgatgtcaggacggaatgacacgtcattcggacggatggaacagtagacagatgggcgtccggacgggatgacacattgtccggacggctgacatggaactttgaaattcttctgactcgcaggcagaatcttctgacatcactcttaaaatggaatccctgtttaccgtattattacacataagtgattttgtccaaacacattatagggccaaaatactaacaaactcccactttggccattctgggacaaaaatcacttgactggtttggaaatacattcccggtccaaaataaaaattactccccctttttgtcacaaagggacaaagggtaaagagagtaataaaacaaccaactgaaaataaaaattactccccctaacggtcttagaaggacccgggaaacagagtaatataaatccaagagttataataaacaacaaattgtctcaaaataacaaaaaacaataaaaagtcaacaaagaaacacgagggaatcaaacatcctctgccataggtgtagCTCTGGGAGTCCGACGTGCAGCCTTTGGTGCAGtagcctcatcatcactgctatctggatgatggacttggaggcactcctgaaggtccagatgggtctgctccaccctctTGCCAATGGACCGCATTTCCAGCTGCATGGAGAAGATAGATTGCTGCATGGTGGTCATCCCTCCCTGAAtagcagctaaggcctccatgaccTGAGAAAAATTTACCTTCGGCTCAGATGGCGGTACGGTATGAGAGGAAGAAGCCACGTccggaaaagcaacatgcatcgcAGCAGGCATATCATCATCGGACTCATCTCTTCGTagctgcgcattggacttcatcaacgtctgtttgctgaggggctgcttGATCTTCATCCGAGGCTCTCCATCAATATTGATGCCAGACTGGAGGATGATCTGAGagaggaggcagccaaaaggaagaccagcagtgccctcatcacgagcctcgagcatgactcccagaatatgcttgcagagACATAAAGGCAAGCCAAAGtgaacaacataaacaaactgggccttcttcaatatcagattACTGCGCCTGGTAACTGGCCACAGATTGTGTAgaataattttggccaacatacgatgggctggacctagagcaccaatcttgatggaggtctgatgcccctcaccctgtggaacagcatggaaaaactctcggagctcatccatagagggaggaagcaccacttCGTTGAATGGACTGGCAGGTAGATCGAGAACAGGTACCCGGATAAACtggctgatgatctggggatcaacagtgattatgtgtccgttaacagtggactgcagtaccgtcccatgctcatcatcctgagcaacCTCTAAGTTTGCATAGAAAAGTCAGACTAGCTTGGTGAGGATGACGCAGGCACAAGTATAGAGGTAGGTCCACTAATAATGCTAGATAGTCTCATGGATACTGTtcagcggaggcaccatgatatctacACGGACCACGTTCTGTTCAGCAATGACAGTCCGGTCCATAATCTTCGcttgtatttcattttgctctgcttctgtcctctgacggacccggcgctgggaactgatggcagacatgattctgcaaaaagaaaaccaacaagaatattccaaaaaaataatccccaaaaaaaatcttgttaggttAGCAAAAATTTTGGGCAGGATAACAGCAGAAAAATGACTATTAAAAAAAGGCAGAAATTATCATAGtcctacaaataatcccaacatggtataagcatctcaaactctcaataacactcctaatcaaatattgaaattctaacagtgtaagaactgaaaagaataggacaagaaaaatacctgaagagTGATTGATAATGCAAAGAGACACAAAGGGATgatattactccaaaaacaccaaagaaaattactcacaaaaagccaaaaggtggatttggtggggTATGAGGGAGAGATGGCCGATTCTGGGCAATTTATAGCCCCTGTGggtgacccgtccggacggcgttttcaagacgtccggacgcgtagGCCTCGGGAATGTGCGTAACGgtcacgatcgtccggacgaaataAATTACCTGTCCAAACGAAGGTGACAGcgcacgtgcgtccggacgtaCAACAAGACATGTCCGGACGTCGAGGTACTGAACAGGTCTAGACATCCAgagaataccgtccggactaccATGCTTcacccgttcggacgccaaaggataccgttcggacgctccacactgaaaagctgagaaaaatattatagaatcaaaatttctcaagacaaagtcaaaacacgcatgtataatcaactgataacacaatcagagaacATATCAAAACTGAAtcagagatataaatgagagtcagagatttcaattagcacaagtatttttcctgatcacagaaaattcaaataggcaactcaactcaagcaatgcgtgtgtgtgtggagactcttttcccacaaggtatgactttccaagacatgacaaagagcaactagattttctagacacgagagaaaatcagagacagataagccaaaagtcaaaccttataacttgctagggtctagccaccctcatctgatacactcccctaaagaaacaacatatattctgttttacttgtaccatgtagaacaaggtaaattttttacttgctcatagagggcaaggtaaatttaagcacataagcagtgattaaacaaatttaaagcacataactttttatgaattactgctcgaatcttatgatACTGCAAACCGAAGGGAGTGCCAAAATTTacagatgctaggttcaactagcctgtggtcaatttggccatatAATCAAGGACTTCAACTCAtatccaaaatctccaaaagcaaagagtcagagaaggaaagaagtaccttaggggagcccgggatagttcACTTTttccatcgcatgaggaaagaagctatcctacttttgcataaataggaaaaacacttggctaatatagtcaaaactctcgagtatatctaagcaaagtaaattaatgctcacagaagagagatatcaggtaaggatacatacaatacctaataagccaagagaaagaaaatcctgcaaattctccccattttttttttttttttttttgttgaaaaccgataaacagaaaaacaacaaacacatgctcagaaaaggaaatgacatctaatcccagtatgtaaggtaaaaccaaacctatccacatggagagaggtttagaaataccaagacagaaaagaagccgcccgacgtgcttttgactgtcatccccaaaaatatatgcagatgtttctcaagacaacaaaaaaaatgattcct
This DNA window, taken from Alnus glutinosa chromosome 5, dhAlnGlut1.1, whole genome shotgun sequence, encodes the following:
- the LOC133868957 gene encoding uncharacterized protein LOC133868957; translated protein: MKSNAQLRRDESDDDMPAAMHVAFPDVASSSHTVPPSEPKVNFSQVMEALAAIQGGMTTMQQSIFSMQLEMRSIDLDVEKSKGSVQKGSEDADEVSKESYLIVSDVGIEEKQGADLEMKGIDSEEQNLVGVMRSEFPVQGQNERGVHKMNTGAIQDWCQLFKSGKSTGSLQFHEPPRQNGKILIQPPRAAVEEGIKKWSSAMIGQFLDKPLPVFVVKRAVDSLWNRYGTIEVFLLENGLYLFRFADEKSKDAVLKEKLWYFANKPIILRRWTPGIIGIDGEILKIGVEYPWLPIRCKNCRLFGHATHTCSKTEKIVWVPKKIVPVQQVVQQALPIKNAKGVDKSGPSSVGQWSVAKSRKTPKTRSGSVDNSSHWTNSFQLLARVDGRKFDDAEVRKSNIDLQQALDEMETPVSVYKGKGKLEELDVDMRRGFSPYEEGLFSTWFNPLVWNVRGLNHPPKQNEVRRIVKEKRIKLVCLIETRVKAHKSNDIVVALFPDWGFCFNYEHHFLGRIWVCWDKGEFDVTIIDKCDQSVSCCVHYLKEGSIWFQSFVYGANKPLERRVLWQNLKTIKGRVFPNPWILCGDFNVVRHLAEKWGSDRLNAYEQEFGECLNNLEVVDLKFSGCFFTWNNKSEGADFVARKFDRVMVNEEWLIKFGGTKVDFPSGGVSDHSPAIITVGTLMSFGPKPFKFCNFWLENTDFQDWLTVGWGQEVYGVPVYRLCSKLKALKVVLKTNTASCYGDIRSKVIQARDRLDMAQRTVLDFRGRADCLQKERECLHAYVSITKAEEAFLKQKARN